Within Romboutsia sp. CE17, the genomic segment TCTGGTCCACCTGATAGACCAACTACAATTTTATCACCTTTTTTTATTAACTCATATTTATTTATAGTACTTAGTACTTTTTCAAATATCATAATTATCCCTCATTACTTATTAACTTTTAACTATAGTTTTCTATAAAAAAACTATAAACCCTTGTATCAATTTTATTTAAAGATATAAAAGTTTATATAGATATAATAATACCAAATAAATCAAATAAAAGGTAGTATTTTAACTACCTTTATAAAATTTATATATATTGTATTAAAGTATTTACTATATTTCGACATTTATACATATTTTATTTCTTCCACTAAATATATCATTTACTTTTATATTGTAATCTAAATCTATCTTCATACTTTTATTTTTATTTAAAACTATATTAAGATGTTTTGTATCAGTTTCTATATGAAACAAACCATATGGAGTTCTATAATTACTTATATGAGTTTTATCTTTCTCAAAAATCATAGTTGAGTTGGTTCCTCCAAATCTTTTTATAGTTATTTCACTTTTAGATATTTTTATAGTTGTAGTAACTTCTACACCTTCATCACTTTCTTTATATACTAAATATGTATCACTATTTTTTTCATACATTGTTCCTAAGGTATTTATATTTATAGTATCTACTTTACTATGCTCATCATATTGAGTTGTACTTATATTGACTTTTACATCCACAGTAAATTTTCCTCCTAAAAATATAAACTTTAGATATTATTATACCTAAAGTTTATATAATTTAATCATTTAATATTTTTGAATCTCAATAGTTTTAACATCATCCATGTCTCTTTTTAAAAATTGTTGCCCAATTGAAACAAACTTTTCAGGAATATCTGATACATAATACTCATATGTTGGTTGATATCCATTCATAGTTGCAAGTATATCATTTTCTTCTAGTACATCTTTTAAATCCTTAGCTGTCTCTTTTGCCGGATTTACTAACTTTATTTCTTCTCCAACAACTTTTCCTATAGTTCTTTTTAAAATTGGATAATGTGTACATCCTAATACTAAAGAATCTATATCTTGGTCTAAAAGTTCTTGTAAATATTCTTTAGCTGTTAAATATGCTACTTCTGTATTTGCCCATCCTTCTTCTGTAATTGGAACAAATAAAGGACATGCTTTAGATATAATTTTAATTTCTTTATCTAATTTTTCTATTTCTACATTATACGATTTTGAGCTTACAGTACCTTCAGTTCCTATTACTCCTACAACCTTATTTTTAGTAGAATAAGCAGCTGTCCTTGCTCCCGCTTCTATAACTCCAATTATAGGTATATCATACTTATTTTGAGCTTCTTTTAAACATCTTGCTGTAGCTGTATTACATGCTATTACTATAGCTTTTACATTTTTAGATATTAAAAAGTTTATAGCTTGAAAAGTATATTTTATTATAGTTTCTTTTGATCTAGGCCCATAAGGAACTCTAGCTGTATCACCAAAATAAACTATATTTTCATTAGGCAGCACTTTTATAATTTCTTTTAAAACTGTTAATCCACCTAACCCTGAGTCAAATACTCCTATAGGTC encodes:
- a CDS encoding DUF1934 domain-containing protein — translated: MDVKVNISTTQYDEHSKVDTININTLGTMYEKNSDTYLVYKESDEGVEVTTTIKISKSEITIKRFGGTNSTMIFEKDKTHISNYRTPYGLFHIETDTKHLNIVLNKNKSMKIDLDYNIKVNDIFSGRNKICINVEI
- the murI gene encoding glutamate racemase gives rise to the protein MDNRPIGVFDSGLGGLTVLKEIIKVLPNENIVYFGDTARVPYGPRSKETIIKYTFQAINFLISKNVKAIVIACNTATARCLKEAQNKYDIPIIGVIEAGARTAAYSTKNKVVGVIGTEGTVSSKSYNVEIEKLDKEIKIISKACPLFVPITEEGWANTEVAYLTAKEYLQELLDQDIDSLVLGCTHYPILKRTIGKVVGEEIKLVNPAKETAKDLKDVLEENDILATMNGYQPTYEYYVSDIPEKFVSIGQQFLKRDMDDVKTIEIQKY